In Flammeovirgaceae bacterium 311, one DNA window encodes the following:
- a CDS encoding ECF subfamily RNA polymerase sigma-24 factor (COG1595 DNA-directed RNA polymerase specialized sigma subunit, sigma24 homolog) codes for MSEKEMIINLKSGSQQAFNLLFHLYERRLYAFSYKFLHSREDAEEVVQEVFFKVWKNKRLLNEELSFKAYLFTIAKNHIYNLMSKRVSDTCCKKYFADTTSNQVHTTEDALNFNEANTIIQEKVNSLSAQRKKVFVMSRFDGISNRDIAVQLGISLSTVENHLNKALKALKQCLYIQDVNLFLLFVLLWY; via the coding sequence ATGTCTGAAAAGGAGATGATCATCAATCTTAAAAGCGGGAGTCAACAGGCTTTTAATCTTCTTTTTCATTTATATGAAAGACGCTTGTATGCTTTTTCCTACAAATTCCTGCATTCCCGTGAGGATGCTGAAGAGGTTGTACAGGAGGTTTTTTTTAAAGTCTGGAAGAACAAACGTTTGCTGAACGAGGAGCTTTCGTTCAAAGCTTACCTTTTTACCATTGCAAAAAATCACATCTACAACCTGATGTCAAAAAGGGTTTCCGATACATGCTGTAAAAAATATTTTGCAGACACAACCTCTAATCAGGTACATACAACAGAAGATGCGCTAAACTTTAATGAAGCAAATACCATCATTCAGGAAAAGGTAAACTCTTTGTCAGCACAAAGAAAAAAAGTGTTTGTGATGAGCAGATTTGATGGGATATCCAATCGTGACATAGCGGTTCAGCTGGGTATTTCCCTTAGTACCGTAGAAAATCATTTGAACAAAGCACTCAAGGCATTGAAACAATGTCTTTACATACAGGATGTTAATTTGTTCCTGCTATTTGTGCTGCTTTGGTATTGA
- a CDS encoding Fe2+-dicitrate sensor, membrane protein (COG3712 Fe2+-dicitrate sensor, membrane component), with protein sequence MDLELLQKFYRGECSEEEVQKVLSWFASKEQKDEMLEQLESQWEEFEEPKENSPDGYQPEKVLNAIHARIQLDDKIQVKEARIRQLHGDRFYPLKVASVVLLAIVASFVILKFTTPSTQSTAISYISTEVPAGQKKTIRLADGTVVVLNAASKLVYPEKFAANSREIELEGEAFFKVARDIRKPFTVKSGEVVTKVLGTSFNIRAYRAEADIEVAVATGKVNVSHGDEAHNLLPGELVQYNAETKSLNVQEYDHQEVLAWKEGIIYFKDATYEEVKSTLERWYGVEIHSDAKVDNWQYTGSFKNENLKAVLMSIGYVKEFDFNISGKNVEIDFKNSGH encoded by the coding sequence ATGGACTTAGAACTTCTTCAAAAATTTTATAGAGGGGAATGCTCGGAAGAGGAAGTACAAAAAGTACTCAGCTGGTTTGCATCTAAAGAGCAGAAAGATGAAATGCTTGAACAGCTGGAGAGCCAATGGGAAGAGTTTGAAGAACCGAAAGAAAATTCTCCTGATGGATACCAGCCAGAAAAGGTGCTGAACGCTATCCATGCAAGAATTCAGCTGGATGATAAGATTCAGGTTAAAGAGGCCAGGATCAGGCAGCTCCATGGTGACAGATTTTACCCTTTAAAGGTAGCTTCAGTAGTACTTCTGGCAATAGTTGCATCATTCGTTATACTAAAATTCACTACGCCTTCAACCCAGTCAACAGCCATTTCTTATATAAGTACTGAAGTACCTGCCGGCCAAAAAAAGACCATCAGGTTAGCTGATGGTACGGTGGTGGTTCTGAATGCAGCGAGCAAGCTTGTTTACCCTGAAAAATTTGCAGCTAATAGCAGAGAAATAGAACTGGAGGGAGAAGCTTTTTTCAAAGTAGCCAGAGATATCAGAAAACCTTTTACTGTAAAGTCAGGTGAGGTAGTTACTAAAGTGCTGGGTACCTCATTTAACATACGTGCTTACAGGGCAGAAGCTGACATTGAAGTGGCAGTGGCCACCGGCAAGGTGAATGTAAGCCATGGTGATGAAGCCCATAACCTGCTGCCAGGTGAGTTGGTGCAATACAATGCGGAAACTAAATCCCTGAACGTGCAGGAATATGATCATCAGGAAGTTTTAGCCTGGAAAGAAGGCATTATTTACTTTAAAGATGCCACTTACGAGGAGGTGAAAAGTACACTGGAGCGCTGGTACGGGGTGGAAATTCATTCTGATGCTAAGGTTGATAACTGGCAGTATACCGGTTCATTCAAAAATGAGAATTTAAAAGCGGTACTGATGAGTATTGGCTATGTGAAGGAGTTTGATTTTAACATCAGCGGCAAAAACGTAGAGATAGATTTCAAAAATTCCGGTCATTAG